A segment of the Catenuloplanes nepalensis genome:
CGTGGACGACGCGGTCGTCGACGGCGTGCGCCGGCTGGTCAACGAGGGCTACGAGGTGGCGCTGGACGATTTCGTGCCCGGCACCGGCGCGGACCGGCTGCTGCCGCTGGCCGCCTACGTCAAGGTCGACGTGCTGGAGTCGACCCGCGACGACATCCTCGCCACGCTCGCGCTGTGCCGCACGTACCCGCACATCACGGTGATCGCGGAGCGTGTCGAGAACGCGGAGCACATGGAGTTCGCGCTGGCCGCGGGCTTCGACGGCTTCCAGGGCTATGCGATCTCCCGCCCGGAGGTGGTCTCCGCGCCCGCGCTCCCCGCCCCGCGCCTGCGCGGCATCGAACTGCTCGGCATGCTGGTCGACAACAAGTTGCCGCACTCCCAGGTCGATTCGCTGATCACCTCGGACGCCACGCTGTCCGTGCGCATGCTCGCGGCCGCGAACGCGGACCCGCTCGGTCTCCCGGTGCCGGTCAAGTCCGTGCAGGAGGCGATCCTGCTGCTCGGCGAGGACCGGCTGCGCGACTGGACCACGCTGATGCTGGCCGGCGACACCGTCGGTGACGAGGAGGTGCTGCGCCAGACCCCGGCAGGTCTCGGCCGTGCCCGGATGGCCCAGAACCTGGCCCGCCGCCTCAACCTGCCGGCCGACGAGGCGTTCGTGGTCGGCCTGGTCTCCACGGCCGCGGAGGCGCTCGGCACGCCCACGGCGGAGCTGGCCCCGCGCCTGTCGCTCAACGCGGAGATCACCGACGCGCTCACGGACGGCACCGGCGCGCTCGGCAACCTGCTCGGCCTGATCACCGCCTACGAGGTGATCGATCCGCCACGACATGGGTGAAGGCACGGATCGACATCATCGAAGGCGAGAGGCGACAACCGATCTTCCCGCTCCCGGCGTGGCCGAGTTGCGAGTGCTCCCGCGGGCACCGGTCGGCCGCAGGCGGCCTCCCTGTCTGTTGAGTGGGTGGTCCCGCTCCACACCGCGAACCCGAACCCCAAAACCTGATCGAGGGGTCTCCCATGTCGTTAGAACGACATGGGAGACCCCTCGGCCAGGAGCTGCCCGCGCGGAGCGTAGGGGTGGCTAGGACGTCACGCGGAAGGTGGCGTCGGCGCGGGCGGTGGCATCGGTGACCGGGTCGATGCGCAGCGCGTAGTTCAGGTGCCGCAGGTAGCGGTCCGGCACGTTGTACGACCGGAACGACGACCAGGCGCCGTCCGCCAGCCCGGCCACCCGGGTGAACGTGGCGTCCGCGCGGAACGTCGCCGTGTTGTCGTTCGCGTCCAGCCTGATCTCATAGTTGAGGTGCCGCAGGAACCGGCCCGGGTAGTTGACCGACTCGAACGACACGCCGGACGAGTCCGCCAGCCCGGCCACCATCCGCCACAGCTGGTCCTGATGCGGGTCGAACGGGTACGCGTCGATCCGGCCCAGGTTGTTCGCGTGCCGTACGTACCGGTCGGGGAGGTTCGAGCTCTTCAGACGCACCCAGTTCGGCAGGCCCCAGCGGCTGACCAGCGCGCTGTACTCCGCCGCGCTGATCCCGGCGATCGAGCCGTGCTTCGCGTTCAGCGGCGGCGTGTAGTCGCGCTGGTTGAGCGCGGTCCACGAGTTCGCGCCGACGTTCGACTGCGACCAGGCGTAGAAGTCGTTGTTGACCGGGCTGAACGAGTCGCCCCACAGCCGCCAGCCGTTGCCCTCGTTGTTCCTGACCAGCAGCGGCGCCTCCATCGCGTCGCCCTGCCGGAGCCCGCCGGTGTACGTCGTGTAGCTGTTCGCCGCGCCGGTGGAGGAGCGCGCACCGTACAGCAGACCGGTGGTGAGGTTCTTGTAGTAGAGGTAGAACGTGGACCCGTCGACCACGACGTCACCGTCCAGCACCGGGAACCCCGGGCTGAAGTAGACCTGGTTCGCGCTGACCGTCCGGAAGTCCGACGTGTAGTTGACCATGAACACGTCCGTGCCGTTGTTCGCGGAGTAGACGATGCCGTACTGCCCGCGGGCCGCGTCCCAGAACGCGGTCGGCGCCCACGTGTGGGTGTTCAGCGTGTGCATGCGCACCCGGCGGTAACCCGTGAAACTCGTCAGATTCGTTGAGTCCCACACGTGCAGGTACTGGTTGTTCTGCCCGAAGTCGGTGCCGTTGAGGTCGGTGGCGAGCACGACGAACGTGCCGTCCTGCTTGCGGAACACGAACGGGTCGCGCAGCCCCAGCGTGCCCGCGGTCGGCGTGACCACCGGGTTGTTCTGGTTCAGCGGCGCCCAGTTCAGCCCGTCCGTGGAGACCGCGAGGTGCAGCCCGTAGTTCGCGCCGCTCATGTTCGGCGTCTCGGTGAAGTAGGCGAAGACGTACGCGGTGTTCGCGGCCAGCGCGGCCCGCGGGGCGGCGAGTGCCCCGGCCCCGGCGGCCGCGCTCAGCGCCGCGAGACGGTGGAAGGATCGGCGGGACAGAGGCATGGCGGACTGTCCTTTCACGTCACGAGGGATCGTCGCATACCGGAAACATGCCGGTTATAAATCGACGTGAGGTGATGTTAGCGCTCACCCTGACTATGTCAATGCCGCTCGCCTTGGTCTTGTTAGCGCGCACATGTCTAGGTGGGACGGGCGTTCAACCGGGCCGCCTGCCGGGTCAGGTGGTCACGTTCGGCCAGGTCGAGAGACCGCGCCGCGGCCTCGGCGTAGAGCCGCGCGGCCACCGCCGGCTCCCCGGCCCGCTCGTGCAGGTGGGCCGCGACCGCGCGATAGCGGGGCAGCGTGTCGTCGAGCGCCGCGAGCGCGGCCAGCCCGGCCCGCGGCCCGTCCGCCTCGCCGACCGCGACCGCGCGGTTGAGCCGCACGATCGGGCTGTCCGTCAGCGCGGCCAGCTCGTCGTACCACTCGAGGATCTGGACCCAGTCGGTCTCCGCCGCGACCCGCGCGTCCGCGTGCAGCGCCGCGATCGCGGCCTGCGCCTGGAACTCGCCGAGCCGGTCCCGGGCCAGCGCGGCCTGCAGGATCGCCACGCCCTCCGCGATCATCGCGGTGTCCCAGCGGCCCCGATCCTGCTCGGCCAGGGGTACCAGCTCGCCGCGCGGCCCGGTCCGGGACGCCCGCCGCGCGTGGTGCAGCAGCATCAGCGCGAGCAGCCCGGCCACCTCCGGATGGTCGATCGCGGACGCGAGCTGCCGGGTCAGCCGGATCGCCTCCGCCGACAGATCCACGTCGCCGGAGTAGCCCTCGTTGAAGACCAGGTAGAGCACGCGCAGCACGGTGGCGACGTCGCCCGGCCGGTCGAGGTGCACGCCGGACACGGTGCGCTTGGCCCGGCTGATCCGCTGCGCCATCGTCGCCTCCGGCACCAGGTACGCGGCCGCGATCTGCCGGGTGGTCAGCCCGCCGACCGCGCGCAGCGTCAGCGCGACCGCGGACGACGGCGTCAGCGACGGGTGCGCGCACAGGAAGTACAGCCGGAGCGTGTCGTCCCGCTCCCGCGCCGGGCCGGGCGGCGGCTCCCGGTCGGCCAGTTCCTCGCGCCGGCGGCGGGCCGCGTCCGCCCGGGTCGCGTCCACGAACCGGCGCCAGGCCACGGTGATCAGCCACGCCTTCGGATCCCGCGGCGGGTCGCCGGGCCACACCCGCAGCGCCTCGACCAGCGCGTCCTGCACGGCGTCCTCGGCCGCCGCGAAGTCTGCTCCGCGGCGGACGAGGACCCCGAGCACGGCCGGGACGAGCTCCTTCACTCGGTGATCGTGTGCGACGTGGTCAGGAACGGCCGCAGCTCCAGCCACTCGTGGATCGGCTTCCCACCGGCCCCGGGCGCGGCCGACAACTCGCCGGCCAGCTCCACCGCGCGCTCGTGGCTGTCCACGTCGATCACCATCCAGCCGGCGATCAGGTCCTTCGTCTCCGCGAACGGCCCGTCCGTCACCGGCGGCCGGCCCTCCCCGTCGTACCGGACCCACTCGCCCACCGGCGCCAGCGCCTGCCCGTCCACGAACTCGCCGCTCTCCCGCAGCCGGTCCGCGAAGTCGTTCATGTACGCCACGTGCGCGGTGACCTCCTCCGGCGCCCACTGGGGCATCGGCACGTCGTTCACCGCCGCCGGCGCGCCACGGTAGTGCTTGAGCAGCAGATACTTCGCCATGATCGGTCTCCTCGGTCATCCGGTGCGACCCATTGTCGCCACCTTCACCCCGGAGACGGAGCCGCCACCACGATCTCGACATCCGCCGTCATGCAGAATTCGCATCATGGTCCCCGATCTGGATCTGCGGCTGGTGCGGTACTTCACCGTGGTCGCGGAACACCTGAACTTCGCGCGTGCGGCCGAGGAGCTGCGGGTGGCGCAGCCGTCGCTGAGCCGGCAGATCCAGCGCCTCGAGGCCGCACTCGGCGTGCGCCTGCTGGAACGCACCACCCAGGGCAGCCGGCTCACCGCGGCCGGCGCCGCGTTCCTCCCGGAGGCGCAGCGGCTGCTGCACGACGCCGGACAGGCCGTGCGCACCGCACGCGCGGCCACCACCACGATCACCATCGGGTACGCGGAGGACCTCCTCGTCACGCCCGCGGTCCGCGACCTGCGTCACCGGTTCCCGGGCGCGCGGGTCCGCACCCGGCACCTCGGCGCGCAGGACACCGGCGCGCTGGCCGACCGGCGGGTCGACGCGCTGGTCACCCGCACGCCGCTGCCGGCCGGCGACCTCGACGTGACCGTCCTCCACGACGAGCCGCTGGTCCTGGTCGTACCCGCCACCCACCGCCTGGCCGGCAAGGAGTCGGTCGGCGCGGCCGACGTCGCCGCGGAACCGCTGGCCGGCTGCGTCGGCATGGGCGCGGACTGGATCGGCTTCTGGCGCCTCGAACCGCGCGCGGGCGGCGCACCGGCCCCGCTCGGCCCGGGCACGGCAGACAGCTACGACGACAAGCTGGAGGCGATCGCGGACGGCACCGCGGTCGCGGTGCTCCCGGCCGGCGACCGCCGCTTCACGCTGCGCCCCGGCCTGGTCACCGTCCCGATCACCGGGGCCGGGCCGTGCCAGGTCGTCGTCGCCACCCGCGCGGGCGAGACCGACCCGCTGGTCGCCGAGTTCGTCCGTTCCGCCGCCCGGCTGCTGACCGGTGATGCACCCGCCGCATGACGGGTTGCGGAACGGGCCTTGGACGGAACCGCCGCGGGCCAGGTTGGCTGGGCACATGACCGTCGACTACCACGCACAGACCGTTCTGCTCACCGGCGCCGGCTCCGGCATCGGCGCCGCCTTCGCCCGCGCGCTGGCCGCCCGTGGCGCGAACCTGGTGCTCGTCGCGCGCCGGGCAGACCGGCTGACCGCGCTCGCGGACGAGCTGCGGCGTACCGTCAGGGTCGAGGTCTTCGCCCTTGACCTGTCCGCCCCGGACGCGGCGAGCGAGCTCCTCCGGGCCACCGCCGACCGCGACATCCGCGTCACCAGCCTGATCAACAATGCGGGCGTCGGTTCGTTCGCGCTCTTCGCCGACGCGGCGCCCGGGTGGCTCGCCACCGAGATCGCCGTGGACGTGGTGGCGCCGGTGCAGCTCACGGCCGCGTTCCTGCCGCAGCTGAACGGCTTCATCATCAACGTGGCCGGCGTCACCGGCTATCTCCCGTCGCCCCGGATGGCCGTCTACAGCGCGGCCAAGGCGTTCATGCTCAGCTTCACCGAATCGCTCTGGACCGAGCTGCGCGGCACCGGCCTCACCGTCTTCGCCGTCGCCCCCGGCGGCACCCGCACCGAGTTCACCACCGGCATGGGTACGGACGCGGCCGTGCTCACCTCCGGCCGGCTCCGCACCCCGGACGACGTCGTCACCACCGCCCTGCGCCATCTCGACCGCCGCGACCCCGGCCCGGCCGTCGTCGACGGCGCCGCCAACCGCCTCACGCTCACGCTGACCCGCTTCATGACCCGCCGCCGGACCGCCACCATGATGTCCCGCATCTTCGACCCGGCCCGCCTGACCCGCGCGGCCGGCTGATCACGACAGCGGCACGTCCACGGCTTCGACGTCCGGGTGGTCACTTCCGTATATTGGAAGATCGAGTCCGGATGATGGGTCCATCTGTGCCTGGGGTGTACCTGTCCCGGGTTCGGACGGCGTGCCGTGGCGGCGTCGGTGGGAACCGCCGGACAGGCGTCATCACCGGTTCTGGGAGCGGCGCTCGTCGTACCAGGCGTGCAGGGCGGCGATCGCGTCGTCGCGGGAGAGGTCCGCGTGCGCGAGGTGAAGGTCCTGGAGGAACCGGATGGCCGCGCCGACCTGCCGTCCGGCGGGGATGCCGAGGATCCGCATGACCTCCGAGCCGTCCAGGGGCGCGGGAACGTCCGGCAACCCCGAACGGACCGATGGCCGCGTTCAGGCGATAGGACATCCGACCTCCACGGCACACGGCACCTCTACGATCACCCGACCATGCTGGCCGATCAGCCGCCCTCGGCGCATCCCGTCCCGGCCCGCCGGACGACCGGGCAGCGCTTCCCGCACCGGTTTGTGCCCATGAGAGTCGCGGCACCGTCGAGACGTCCTCGACGGTGCCGGAATTCCGGGTCACGCGGCCTGGAGGCCGGCCGGGACGGGGGCGGGGGTGAGTTCCTGGAGGCCCCACGGGCTGCCGTAGGCGGTGAGGAGGTCGAGGAACGGGCGGGCCGGGAAGGCTTCGGGGCCGAGGACGCCGATGCCGGTCCAGGTGCCGGAGGCGAGGAGTTCGAGGGCGATGACCGGGTTGATGGCGGTCTGCCAGACGACGGCCTGGCAGCCGTATTCGGACATCGACCACTCGTTGTCGACGACGTGGTAGAGGTAGACCTCGCGCGGTGCGCCGCGGAACGTGCCGCGGACCCAGGTGCCGGCGCAGGTCTTGCCGCGCATACGGGCGCCGAGCGTGGCGGGGTCGGGCAGGGTGGCGGCGACGACGTCGCGCGGCGAGACGGTGACCGGGCCGGAAGGACCAGGAACAATGATCTTGTCGGTACGGTCGAGGCCGATCTGGTGCAGCATGCGCAGCGTGCGGATGAACTCCTCGCCGAGGCCGTACTTGAACGTGACGCGGCGGGCCGGGACCCAGCGGGGGATCAGCAGCACCTCCTCGTGCTCGACGTTGACGCACTGGACCGGGCCGATGCCCTCGGGGAAGTCGAAGACCTCGGGCTCGCTGAACGGCGCGGTGGTGAACCAGCCCCGGCCGGCCTCCCAGACGACGGGCGGGTTCAGGCACTCCTCGATGGTCGTCCAGATGTTGAACGAGGGCGCGAACTCGTGGCCGTCGACGGTCAGGTTCGCGCCGTCGCGTACGCCGATCTCGTCGATGTCGTCGAAGAGTGCGTCGGCCGCGTGCCGGGCGAACACGTCGGACAGGCCGGGCTCGACGCCCATGCCGACCAGCGCGAGCCGGCCGTCGCGGGCCCACGCGCCGTCGCGGGCGAACTGGTCGTCGCCGAGCTTGACGCCGCACCGGGCGTAGGGCGTGTCCGGGTGCGGGCGGGACAGCGACATCGCCATGTCCAGGTAGGTGACGCCGGCCGCGTGGGCGGCGTCGAAGATCGGCATGACGAAGCGCGGGTCGACCGCGTTCAGCACCACGTCGGCGCCGGTACGCCGGATCAGCGCGGTGATCTCCGCGGGGTCGGCGGCGTTCACCTGCTCTGCGCGGAACCGGGCGTCGCGGACCGCGGTGACGGCGGCCTGAGCGCGGCCCAGGTCGTAGTCGGCCACCACCATCTCGTCGAAGAACGCTCGCCGGGCGGCGATCCGGGTGATCGCCGTGCCGACACCGCCTGCACCCAACAGCAGGACTCGCATGGGGGAGAGACTCCAATCGAATTCCAGGCAACGTTGTGGGGCCCCGTAGCTGATCAAACGCGCCCCCGCCACGTAAGGTCAACTGTGTTGGCATAAGAATTCCGGGGAGGGCCCGTGCCGAAGACGGTGGTTCCGGAGGAGAAGCGGCGCCGGCGGCGGCCCACGCGCGGCGGCACGGTGCTGTCCGAGACGCTGATCGTGGACACCGCGTTGCGGCTGCTCAGGGAGCACGGCAGCGCGGGCCTCAGCGCGCGGCGCCTGGCCCTGGCGCTGGACTGCGACCCGAGCACGCTCTACCGCTACTTCCGCGGCATGGACGAGCTGACGCTTGCGATCGGCGACACACTCATCGGCCAGGCGCTGCACGGCTGGACGCCGGCCGGCGCGTGGCGCGACGACCTGCGCGCGCTGGGCCTGCGGATCCACGCGGCCTACGTGGCGCATCCGCAGGCGGCGGTGCTGACCACCAGCCGGGTCACCGGCAAGACGAACGAGCTCGCGGCGGACGAGGCCGTGCTCGCGGTGCTGCGCGCCTCCGGCCTGCCGGTGCGCGAGGCGGTCGCGGTCTATCACGCGTTCATCGACCAGACGCTCGCGTTCGCCGCGCTCGACGCGGCCTCGCTCGCGCTGCCGAACGCGGCGCTGCTGGCCGAGGAGGAGGTGTGGCGGTCCACCTATGCCCGGCTGCCGTCCGCCACCCACCCGCGCATCGCGGAGGCCGCGCCCCTGCTGGCCACGCAGATGGTGTCGAGCGCGTTCCCGGCCGCCCTGGAGCTGCTGCTGGACGGCGTGGCGGCCCGCCTGCACCGCGCCACGACTTCGTCGTGATCGGAGCGGCGGAAGTCAGTGCGGCAGCGTATCGCGGGCGAAGCGGGAACCGGCCGACTGGTGCGCGGGCTGTGGCGTGTGCCCGCGCGGCGGGACCGGGCGCGCGCGGACCGCGCGGACGCGGCATGCTGTCAGGGTGATCGGGCTTGTCGTGGTGGCGTGGGTCGGGGTGGGGGTGGCCGCGCTGCTGTGGGGCCGGTCGTGGCTGCGGTGGCTGCGGCTGCGGCGCCGGCCGGTGCTGCAGGCCGACCAGCTGTCCGGGGTGAAGGACGGCAGCCCGGTGACCGTGGGCGGGACCACGGCGGCGGACAACGGGCGGGTGGCGCCGTG
Coding sequences within it:
- a CDS encoding EAL and HDOD domain-containing protein codes for the protein MSNSPEGARAARTVHVGRQAVLDRKRAVIGHELLFRRDSASLEATHRDSGATSQVIVTSITDIGLESLGAGGRCFLNLTREFVTGELPLPFGPDKVVLEILETIDVDDAVVDGVRRLVNEGYEVALDDFVPGTGADRLLPLAAYVKVDVLESTRDDILATLALCRTYPHITVIAERVENAEHMEFALAAGFDGFQGYAISRPEVVSAPALPAPRLRGIELLGMLVDNKLPHSQVDSLITSDATLSVRMLAAANADPLGLPVPVKSVQEAILLLGEDRLRDWTTLMLAGDTVGDEEVLRQTPAGLGRARMAQNLARRLNLPADEAFVVGLVSTAAEALGTPTAELAPRLSLNAEITDALTDGTGALGNLLGLITAYEVIDPPRHG
- a CDS encoding glycoside hydrolase family 43 protein, with amino-acid sequence MPLSRRSFHRLAALSAAAGAGALAAPRAALAANTAYVFAYFTETPNMSGANYGLHLAVSTDGLNWAPLNQNNPVVTPTAGTLGLRDPFVFRKQDGTFVVLATDLNGTDFGQNNQYLHVWDSTNLTSFTGYRRVRMHTLNTHTWAPTAFWDAARGQYGIVYSANNGTDVFMVNYTSDFRTVSANQVYFSPGFPVLDGDVVVDGSTFYLYYKNLTTGLLYGARSSTGAANSYTTYTGGLRQGDAMEAPLLVRNNEGNGWRLWGDSFSPVNNDFYAWSQSNVGANSWTALNQRDYTPPLNAKHGSIAGISAAEYSALVSRWGLPNWVRLKSSNLPDRYVRHANNLGRIDAYPFDPHQDQLWRMVAGLADSSGVSFESVNYPGRFLRHLNYEIRLDANDNTATFRADATFTRVAGLADGAWSSFRSYNVPDRYLRHLNYALRIDPVTDATARADATFRVTS
- a CDS encoding RNA polymerase sigma factor — its product is MKELVPAVLGVLVRRGADFAAAEDAVQDALVEALRVWPGDPPRDPKAWLITVAWRRFVDATRADAARRRREELADREPPPGPARERDDTLRLYFLCAHPSLTPSSAVALTLRAVGGLTTRQIAAAYLVPEATMAQRISRAKRTVSGVHLDRPGDVATVLRVLYLVFNEGYSGDVDLSAEAIRLTRQLASAIDHPEVAGLLALMLLHHARRASRTGPRGELVPLAEQDRGRWDTAMIAEGVAILQAALARDRLGEFQAQAAIAALHADARVAAETDWVQILEWYDELAALTDSPIVRLNRAVAVGEADGPRAGLAALAALDDTLPRYRAVAAHLHERAGEPAVAARLYAEAAARSLDLAERDHLTRQAARLNARPT
- a CDS encoding YciI family protein; the protein is MAKYLLLKHYRGAPAAVNDVPMPQWAPEEVTAHVAYMNDFADRLRESGEFVDGQALAPVGEWVRYDGEGRPPVTDGPFAETKDLIAGWMVIDVDSHERAVELAGELSAAPGAGGKPIHEWLELRPFLTTSHTITE
- a CDS encoding LysR family transcriptional regulator, with translation MVPDLDLRLVRYFTVVAEHLNFARAAEELRVAQPSLSRQIQRLEAALGVRLLERTTQGSRLTAAGAAFLPEAQRLLHDAGQAVRTARAATTTITIGYAEDLLVTPAVRDLRHRFPGARVRTRHLGAQDTGALADRRVDALVTRTPLPAGDLDVTVLHDEPLVLVVPATHRLAGKESVGAADVAAEPLAGCVGMGADWIGFWRLEPRAGGAPAPLGPGTADSYDDKLEAIADGTAVAVLPAGDRRFTLRPGLVTVPITGAGPCQVVVATRAGETDPLVAEFVRSAARLLTGDAPAA
- a CDS encoding SDR family NAD(P)-dependent oxidoreductase — translated: MTVDYHAQTVLLTGAGSGIGAAFARALAARGANLVLVARRADRLTALADELRRTVRVEVFALDLSAPDAASELLRATADRDIRVTSLINNAGVGSFALFADAAPGWLATEIAVDVVAPVQLTAAFLPQLNGFIINVAGVTGYLPSPRMAVYSAAKAFMLSFTESLWTELRGTGLTVFAVAPGGTRTEFTTGMGTDAAVLTSGRLRTPDDVVTTALRHLDRRDPGPAVVDGAANRLTLTLTRFMTRRRTATMMSRIFDPARLTRAAG
- a CDS encoding saccharopine dehydrogenase family protein translates to MRVLLLGAGGVGTAITRIAARRAFFDEMVVADYDLGRAQAAVTAVRDARFRAEQVNAADPAEITALIRRTGADVVLNAVDPRFVMPIFDAAHAAGVTYLDMAMSLSRPHPDTPYARCGVKLGDDQFARDGAWARDGRLALVGMGVEPGLSDVFARHAADALFDDIDEIGVRDGANLTVDGHEFAPSFNIWTTIEECLNPPVVWEAGRGWFTTAPFSEPEVFDFPEGIGPVQCVNVEHEEVLLIPRWVPARRVTFKYGLGEEFIRTLRMLHQIGLDRTDKIIVPGPSGPVTVSPRDVVAATLPDPATLGARMRGKTCAGTWVRGTFRGAPREVYLYHVVDNEWSMSEYGCQAVVWQTAINPVIALELLASGTWTGIGVLGPEAFPARPFLDLLTAYGSPWGLQELTPAPVPAGLQAA
- a CDS encoding TetR/AcrR family transcriptional regulator; the protein is MPKTVVPEEKRRRRRPTRGGTVLSETLIVDTALRLLREHGSAGLSARRLALALDCDPSTLYRYFRGMDELTLAIGDTLIGQALHGWTPAGAWRDDLRALGLRIHAAYVAHPQAAVLTTSRVTGKTNELAADEAVLAVLRASGLPVREAVAVYHAFIDQTLAFAALDAASLALPNAALLAEEEVWRSTYARLPSATHPRIAEAAPLLATQMVSSAFPAALELLLDGVAARLHRATTSS